Proteins encoded in a region of the Leopardus geoffroyi isolate Oge1 chromosome E2, O.geoffroyi_Oge1_pat1.0, whole genome shotgun sequence genome:
- the TMEM160 gene encoding transmembrane protein 160, giving the protein MGGGWWWARAARLARLRFRGALLPPPRPRSGGARGSFAPGHGPRAGASPPPVSELDRADAWLLRKAHETAFLSWFRNGLLASGIGVISFMQSDMGREAAYGFFLLGGLCVVWGGASYVVGLAALRGPMQLSLGGAAAGVGAVLAVGLLWACAVGLYMGQLELDVELVPEDDGTATAEGPDEAGRPPPE; this is encoded by the exons ATGGGAGGCGGCTGGTGGTGGGCTCGGGCCGCCCGACTGGCCCGGCTCCGCTTCCGGGGGGCGCTGCTGCCGCCTCCGCGGCCCCGGAGCGGGGGCGCCCGAGGGTCCTTCGCCCCCGGCCACGGCCCCCGCGCCGGGGCTTCGCCGCCCCCCGTGTCCGAGCTGGACCGTGCGGACGCCTGGCTCCTCCGGAAGGCGCATGAGACAG ccttcctCTCCTGGTTCCGCAATGGCCTCCTGGCATCAGGCATTGGGGTCATCTCCTTCATGCAGAGTGACATGGGTCGGGAAGCTGCCTACG GCTTCTTCCTGCTGGGCGGCCTGTGCGTCGTGTGGGGCGGTGCCTCCTACGTGGTGGGCCTGGCTGCACTGCGGGGACCCATGCAGCTGTCGCTGGGGGGCGCAGCGGCGGGCGTGGGGGCCGTGCTGGCCGTGGGCCTGCTCTGGGCTTGTGCCGTCGGTCTCTACATGGGTCAGCTGGAGCTGGATGTGGAACTGGTGCCCGAGGACGATGGGACCGCCACCGCCGAAGGCCCCGACGAAGCCGGCCGGCCGCCACCGGAGTGA